DNA from Candidatus Methylacidiphilales bacterium:
TGGTGTTGATGAGCGAAATCGCGTTGGCGCCGCCTCGAGATGCGGCTCGAGCTGCATCTGTGATCTGGGTGATGTTAGGGGTGAGTTTGACGATGACGGGAATTTTGCCTGCTGCTTTTTCCATGACCCATGAGGTGATGACTTCGATCACATCTGGATTTTGCCCTACGGCTGAGCCCATGCCGCGTTCGCACATGCCATGAGGACAGCCGAAGTTTAGCTCGATGCCGTCGGCTCCTGCATCAATCGCCCGGTCCACAAAGTCATGCCAACGTTCCCGCGTATCCACCATGAGCGAGGCTACAATAGCTCGATCAGGCCAGCGTTTTTTACATTCGTAGATCTCTTTGAAGTTGGTTTCGGGTGCCCGCTCACTGATCAGCTCGATATTGTTGAAGCCGACCATGCGATGCTGATGATAATGAAGCGCTGAGTAACGAGAGCCAACGTTAGGGGTGGGATCGCCGATCGTTTTCCAGACGAGTCCGCCCCAGCCAGCCTCAAATGCACGATGACATTGGTAGGCTGTGTTCGAAGGAGGACCTGAGGCCACCCAAAATGGATTGGGTGAACGAATGCCAGCAAGACTAGCGCTGAGATCAGGCATAGTGAAAAAGAGCTTTTATGAATATGCGAGACTCGATCGGAAGTAGGCAGGCTCAGCTGTGTGGCCAGCCAAGAGAGAATTTGGATTATGAAGATTTGGGCTGTGGCTTGAATAGTGATGCGGAGAAGGATGTGTTGCTGTTTTCGCCGAAAAAATTTGATGCATAGCCTTTGCAGCTCTCTTCCCTTCAGCTACTGCGTGAACCACCTCTCGGCCGCCGTTTGCACAGTCGCCGCCGGTGAATATCCGTGGATCAGAGGTTTGCCCCGTTTGAGGATCGTGGAGAATCAGTCCTTTGGAACTGAGTTGAACGGTAGGGAAATTTTGCAGAATCCACGAAGTGAGCTTTTGCTGCCCGGTGGCTTTGATCAGCATATCGCAAGGAATCTCCCACTCTGTGCCACGTATGATTTCAAGTTCCCCATTTGAATTGTAACGAGTGCCAGCAAGCCGAAGCCTTTCTATGTGTCGGTCGGATGACAGAAAAATTTGGACGGGCAACGTATTGAAAAGAAAATTAATACCTTCTTTTTTAGCCCGCTCGTATTCAAATCGGTATGCTGGCATCTCACTTTCGCTGCGGCGATAGAGGACTGTGACGGTCTTTGCTCCAAGAAGCCGGGCTTGTATGGCCGCGTCCATGGCGGTGTTGCCGCATCCGATGATTACGACGTTTGCCCCTACAGAAATTGTGTTCTGGGTAGTTACACGAATGTTTTCAATGAAATCAAGTGCATCAAGAATGCCTTTTGAATTTTCATTGGGGATCCCTAAAGAACTTGCTCGTCCTAGCCCTACTCCTAAGAACAGGAGGTGATGTTTTTGAAGTAATTCTTCGCCAGTCAGGTCTCTTCCAATCTCTGTATGATACTGGATAGTAACACCCAATTTCTCAACAAGCGCAACCTCTTCGAGGCTAACTTGCGGAGGCATTTTGTAGTATGCTACGCCATAGGTGTTCAGCCCGCCCCCAAAAGCTTTTTTCTCATAAATAACAACCTCATGCCCCAGACGAGCTAACTCTGCTGCACAAGCTAGACCGGCTGGTCCAGCACCGATCACACCGACACTGCAGCCTGTTTTAGCAGACTTCACAGACAGAAGAGTGTGTGCCTCACCAGCAACAAAATCGGTAGCGTAACGTTGGAGACGGCCTATTTTCACGGGATCACCTTCTTTTTGCGCTACGACACAAGCGCCCTCACACAACACGGTTGTCGGGCAAACCCTCGAACAGCTTGCACCAAGAATGTTAGCTTCGAGAATGACTCTTGCTGCGCCTCTAGGGTTACCTTCGGCGATACGACGTATGAAAGCAGGCACATCGATGCCCGTTGGACAGCTCTGAACACAAGGTGCATCAAAGCAATACAGACACCTTGATGCCTCTACTCGAGCTTGCTGATCAGTATAAGGCCCTTCTTTTTCCGCAAGCATGTGGTG
Protein-coding regions in this window:
- a CDS encoding NAD(P)-dependent oxidoreductase — translated: MLAEKEGPYTDQQARVEASRCLYCFDAPCVQSCPTGIDVPAFIRRIAEGNPRGAARVILEANILGASCSRVCPTTVLCEGACVVAQKEGDPVKIGRLQRYATDFVAGEAHTLLSVKSAKTGCSVGVIGAGPAGLACAAELARLGHEVVIYEKKAFGGGLNTYGVAYYKMPPQVSLEEVALVEKLGVTIQYHTEIGRDLTGEELLQKHHLLFLGVGLGRASSLGIPNENSKGILDALDFIENIRVTTQNTISVGANVVIIGCGNTAMDAAIQARLLGAKTVTVLYRRSESEMPAYRFEYERAKKEGINFLFNTLPVQIFLSSDRHIERLRLAGTRYNSNGELEIIRGTEWEIPCDMLIKATGQQKLTSWILQNFPTVQLSSKGLILHDPQTGQTSDPRIFTGGDCANGGREVVHAVAEGKRAAKAMHQIFSAKTATHPSPHHYSSHSPNLHNPNSLLAGHTAEPAYFRSSLAYS